One Candidatus Aminicenantes bacterium genomic window, ATGTGGCGTTGAAGTCACTTTCTCTTCGGTTCGCCGTGAACGCATGGGGCATATTGAACTAAACTCCAGGGTGGCCCATATCTGGTTCTTTAAAGGGATTCCTTCGCGTATCGGTGTTATCCTTGAAATCAGCGCCAGGGAACTGGAGCACATCATCTATTTCGAGAACTACATTGTAATTGATCCCGGCGATGTACCGGACTTGAAATTCAAGCAAATACTCAGTGAAGACGAATATCATGATCTGGTGGACAAGTACGGTGAATCCGCTTTTACGGCCGATATGGGGGCAGATGCCATCCATGAGTTGCTGCGCCGCATCGATCTGGAGAAAGAGGTCATTGAACTCAAGTCGCGCCTGAAAGTGGAGCGCTCCATCCAGAAGAAAAAAAATCTCGCCCGGCGCCTGAAGATCATGGAGGATTTCTTTCTTTCTCTCAATCGTCCCGAATGGATGGTGATGAATGTCATTCCCGTACTACCGCCGGACCTGCGCCCGCTGGTGCGTTTGGATGGCGGGCGTTTCGCCAGTTCCGATCTGAACGACCTCTATCGGCGCGTGATCAACCGCAACAACCGCTTGAAACGATTGCTGGACCTCAAGGCCCCGGAATTGATTATCAAGAACGAAAAGCGCATGCTCCAGGAAGCAGTGGACGCCTTGTTCGACAACCAGAAACGCAACAAAAGTTACATGAGTTCACAGAAAAGGCCGTTGAAGTCCCTTTCGGACAGCTTGAAAGGCAAGCAGGGACGTTTTCGCCAGAACCTGCTGGGCAAGCGCGTGGACTATTCCGGCCGCTCCGTGATCGTGGTGGACCCCAAGCTGCATCTCGACGAATGCGGCCTGCCCAAAAAGATGGCTTTGGAGTTGTTTAAACCTTTTATCTACAACAAGTTGGAAAAGAAAGGCATGGTCACCACTTTGCGTGTGGCGCGCTCCTGGGTGGAAGAGAACCGTGACGAGATCTGGGACGCCCTGGCTGAAGTAATCCGCGAGCATACGGTTATGCTGAACCGCGCCCCCACGCTGCATCGCCTGGGTGTGCAATCATTCCGTCCACGCCTGGTGGAGGGAAACGCCATTACACTGCATCCCCTGGTTTGTCCGGCTTTCAACGCCGATTTCGACGGGGACCAGATGGCCGTGCATGTCCCCCTCTCTCTGGAGGCCCAGGCGGAATCGCAACTGCTGATGCTGGCCACCAATAACATCCTGTCTCCCGCCAACGGCAAACCCCTGGCCGTTCCCACCCAGGATATGGTGCTTGGTTTCTACTACATGACGTTCAGCAAGCGCAACCTGAAAGGTGAGCACATGATTTTCGCCTCGCGCAAAGATGTGTTGCATGCACTGGAGCACAAACTGGTGGATATCAACGCCATGATCCGCCTGCGCTATTTCGGCGAACTCAAGAACCTGGATTCATATATGCTGGACACCCAGGACATCGCCAATTGCCCGATGACCACCATTGATCGCAAGGACAACCAGCTTCTGGTTACGACTCCAGGGCGTGTCATTTTAAACGACCTGTTGCCCGAAGGCATTCCCTACATCAACGGGTTGCTGAAAAAGAAAGGCATTAGCAACCTGGTCCATTATATCTACCAGAACATGGGTTTTGATGCCACGGTGCAGACCCTTGACCGCCTCAAAGAGGCGGGCTTTGAGTACGCCACGCGAGCGGGATTCACCATCAGCATTTCCGACCTGGTGGTGCCGGACGAAAAGCAGGCCATTATCCAGCGCACGGAAAAAGAATTGGAAAGGATCGAGAAGATGTATTCCTCCGGCCTGATGACCGCCGGCGAACGTCACAACAACATCATCGACAAGTGGAGCAAAGCCACGGACGCGATCCGCGAAATCATGTTTGCCAACATGAAGCGCATGAGTTATGAGGGAGACAGTATCAACCCCATCTTTATGATGTCGGATTCCGGGGCGCGGGGCAGCAAGGATCAGTTAAAACAACTGGCGGGAATGCGCGGCCTGATGGCAAAGCCTTCCGGAGAAATCCTGGAAACGCCCATTACCGCCAACTTCAAGGAAGGGTTGCCCGTGCTGCAGTATTTTATCTCGACTCACGGCGCCCGCAAGGGGTTGGCGGACACCGCTTTGAAAACGGCTGAAGCCGGTTACCTGACCCGCAAGCTGGTGGACGCGGCCATTGAAGTGGTTGTCAAGGAAGAGGATTGCGGGACCCTGGCCGGGCTGGAAGTGTCCGCTATTATCGAGAACGGCAAGGTGATCGAGCCCTTGCTTGAACGCATCCTGGGGCGCATCGCCCAACAGGATGTAAACGATCCCGATGATCCCGAACGTGTCATTGTGGCTGCCGGTGAAGAGGTCGACGAGATAAAGGCCCGCCAGATTGTTGAGGCCGGTATCCTGC contains:
- the rpoC gene encoding DNA-directed RNA polymerase subunit beta', whose protein sequence is MKNERSEVNIMDYSRIRISLSSPEIIRGWSSGEVTKPETINYRTFKPERDGLFCAKIFGPTQDFRCLCGKYKGLKYKGIVCEKCGVEVTFSSVRRERMGHIELNSRVAHIWFFKGIPSRIGVILEISARELEHIIYFENYIVIDPGDVPDLKFKQILSEDEYHDLVDKYGESAFTADMGADAIHELLRRIDLEKEVIELKSRLKVERSIQKKKNLARRLKIMEDFFLSLNRPEWMVMNVIPVLPPDLRPLVRLDGGRFASSDLNDLYRRVINRNNRLKRLLDLKAPELIIKNEKRMLQEAVDALFDNQKRNKSYMSSQKRPLKSLSDSLKGKQGRFRQNLLGKRVDYSGRSVIVVDPKLHLDECGLPKKMALELFKPFIYNKLEKKGMVTTLRVARSWVEENRDEIWDALAEVIREHTVMLNRAPTLHRLGVQSFRPRLVEGNAITLHPLVCPAFNADFDGDQMAVHVPLSLEAQAESQLLMLATNNILSPANGKPLAVPTQDMVLGFYYMTFSKRNLKGEHMIFASRKDVLHALEHKLVDINAMIRLRYFGELKNLDSYMLDTQDIANCPMTTIDRKDNQLLVTTPGRVILNDLLPEGIPYINGLLKKKGISNLVHYIYQNMGFDATVQTLDRLKEAGFEYATRAGFTISISDLVVPDEKQAIIQRTEKELERIEKMYSSGLMTAGERHNNIIDKWSKATDAIREIMFANMKRMSYEGDSINPIFMMSDSGARGSKDQLKQLAGMRGLMAKPSGEILETPITANFKEGLPVLQYFISTHGARKGLADTALKTAEAGYLTRKLVDAAIEVVVKEEDCGTLAGLEVSAIIENGKVIEPLLERILGRIAQQDVNDPDDPERVIVAAGEEVDEIKARQIVEAGILRVKIRSGLTCETEAGICRKCYGRNLSTGNLIELGEAAGIVAAQSIGEPGTQLTMRTFHIGGVASGAEGQTKLHSGHEGVVRFKDLMVVKDKEGEMIAMNRIGALQLVDAKGRERAMYPVIYGSRVMVADSRKVAKGDLLMQWDPFVNAILTNEEGIVEFKDLEENVSYVQDRDETTGKITTIIIDIKNERLRDELQPQIVVRDKKSHRIKRRFYLPVNAHISVKDGDEVTAGDTLAKIPSDFAKTKDITGGLPRVTELFEARKPKNPAKMAQIDGIVEFGKVIKGARKIIIRPFDSNVKPDEHTIPRGAYITVGDGDKITAGTPLMDGPLNPADILEVLGEQKLAEYLLKEIQDVYRLQGVEINDKHIEIIVRQMIKWRRIETVGDTIFIPEQIVEKWNFDRENAKVEAEGGIPAKAKPALLPISRAALAYDSFLSAAAFQETTRVLTEAAIAGKEDHLRGIKENVTMGRLIPAGTGYSYYQNVELDEVEEFFQQAR